From the genome of Spinacia oleracea cultivar Varoflay chromosome 2, BTI_SOV_V1, whole genome shotgun sequence, one region includes:
- the LOC130467627 gene encoding protein FAR1-RELATED SEQUENCE 9-like, which translates to MKGFTELFSYLLKYCDTVAEFEHYWPRFIKHYKCEKNVWLNNFYVIREHWCRAYSKDTFSGGALSSQRSESTNNSIKDRLRKTDGLCDLYHLFLDVISAWRSKENHHDYRVLRGIRHMTAANVSILVHARKVYTGYLYVKFEEQFLRGISLNQERTFEDAEKVVYLLWKPATADLIRHEVTFNKITIESNCTCKHFSEVGLLCSHILRIYSIHCVAMLPEQYILKRWTKAAMCSAVVDEQSSKVNVVPASVWRFQTMRKFVRLSRLRALMFLVTMERMVHPLKIQKSVGKKGETNERPKGIVENEWCYKECNKKKTWRKRAEKHAENVKAKAQASVQEFDALGNPLLYSHPSSGSELRVLGSSLEKGIFGKSVVLDSVQEDICGKKAVPDVVESLECFVQGGFGSQSKKRKGIYSTNFC; encoded by the exons ATGAAAGGTTTTACTGAGTTGTTTAGTTATCTTCTGAAGTACTGTGATACTGTTGCTGAGTTTGAACATTATTGGCCAAG ATTCATTAAGCACTATAAGTGTGAGAAGAATGTatggttgaataatttctaTGTGATTAGAGAGCATTGGTGCCGTGCGTATTCTAAGGATACATTCTCTGGTGGAGCTTTGTCTTCTCAAAGGAGTGAATCGACTAATAATTCTATTAAAGATAGGTTGAGGAAGACAGATGGTTTATGTGATTTGTATCACTTGTTTTTAGATGTTATATCTGCATGGCGAAGCAAAGAAAATCACCATGATTATCGTGTATTGAGGGGCATTCGGCATATGACTGCTGCCAATGTTAGTATACTTGTGCATGCAAGGAAGGTGTACACTGGTTATCTATATGTGAAGTTTGAGGAGCAGTTTCTGAGAGGAATTTCATTGAATCAGGAACGTACATTTGAAGATGCAGAAAAAGTTGTTTACCTGTTATGGAAGCCTGCTACTGCTGATTTGATAAGGCATGAGGTTACGTTTAACAAAATTACAATTGAGTCCAATTGTACATGCAAGCATTTTTCTGAAGTGGGTTTATTGTGTTCTCATATTCTACGTATATATAGTATACATTGTGTTGCTATGTTACCCGAGCAATACATTTTGAAGAGGTGGACGAAAGCAGCTATGTGCAGCGCTGTTGTGGATGAACAATCCTCCAAAGTAAATGTTGTTCCCGCTTCTGTTTGGAGATTTCAAACTATGAGGAAGTTTGTTCGTTTG AGCCGGTTGAGGGCATTGATGTTCCTGGTCACGATGGAAAGGATGGTCCATCCATTAAAGATCCAAAAAAGCGTAGGAAAAAAGGGTGAGACAAACGAGAGGCCTAAGGGTATTGTTGAGAAtgagt ggtgttacaaggAGTGTAACAAAAAGAAGACCTGGAGGAAACGTGCTGAAAAACATGCTGAAAATGTTAAAGCTAAAGCGCAAGCTTCTGTTcag GAGTTTGATGCTTTGGGAAATCCTCTCCTTTATTCTCATCCAAGTTCTGGCTCAGAGTTGCGTGTATTAGGTTCATCCCTTGAG AAAGGTATTTTTGGAAAGAGTGTAGTACTGGATTCTGTTcag GAGGATATTTGTGGAAAGAAAGCAGTACCAGATGTTGTGGAATCTTTGGAATGTTTTGTCCAG GGTGGTTTTGGTTCTCAATCTAAGAAAAGGAAAGGAATATATTCGACCAATTTCTGCTAA
- the LOC110778737 gene encoding protein FAR1-RELATED SEQUENCE 5-like — MRRRKKERKERREQIKEGGRTHKCYGVKNDIKMENNVVGKSLDVEGKVNPTNQDHMPNVIDNNLVLKSTSEMKNENQTNKASIDAILVEINADNSSILSALMKELSKEVVVVEEASASKLMFKEVRSDDEAYEMYNDYAFRKGFSISKGLIRTSRKTGLWIMRRFLCSNTGFKDVKKETLRKYARSELRTCCTAFIQFSITNDGVWTVVRHNMTHNHHMIPADKRYLLRSQRDITGEQLKYLSAMKDSGCRVSDLLRAMRKEVGGSPNLGFITADAYNALAAEKAMKLDGKDCNQVIRYVAQRQSSESDFYYDFELDEHGHFISLFWRDGRMKRDYEYFGDLLVFDTTYRTNQYDMICAPFVGMNHHCNNVVFGLGFLVNERIPSFIWLFESFLRSMGGGIPQTIMTDQAPAIAAAIRDVFPGASHRLCTWHLGEN, encoded by the exons ATGAGAAggaggaaaaaggaaaggaagGAAAGAAGAGAACAAATAAAGGAAGGAGGACGTACTCATAAGTGTTATGGTGTTAAAAATGACATCAAGATGGAAAATAATGTTGTAGGCAAATCTTTGGATGTAGAGGGTAAAGTCAACCCTACCAACCAAGATCACATGCCCAACGTTATTGATAACAATTTAGTTCTGAAGTCAACTTCAGAAatgaaaaacgaaaatcaaacgaA CAAAGCTTCCATTGATGCTATACTTGTTGAAATTAATGCTGATAATTCCTCAATACTCTCTGCGTTGATGAAGGAAT TGTCTAAAGAAGTAGTAGTGGTTGAAGAAGCATCTGCATCaaaattaatgtttaaagaaGTTAGGAGTGATGATGAAGCTTATGAAATGTATAATGACTATGCATTTAGGAAGGGTTTTAGTATTAGTAAGGGATTAATTAGGACTAGTCGTAAAACTGGTTTGTGGATTATGCGCAGATTTCTTTGTTCTAATACTGGCTTTAAAGATGTTAAGAAGGAAACATTGAGGAAGTATGCGAGGTCTGAATTGCGTACATGTTGTACTGCTTTTATTCAGTTTTCTATTACCAATGATGGTGTTTGGACTGTGGTGAGGCATAACATGACTCACAATCATCATATGATTCCCGCTGACAAGAGATACTTGCTTAGGTCTCAAAGAGATATTACAGGGGAGCAGCTCAAGTATCTTAGTGCAATGAAAGATAGTGGTTGTAGAGTGTCTGATTTGCTTCGTGCAATGAGAAAAGAAGTTGGAGGATCTCCTAATTTAGGGTTTATTACTGCTGATGCATACAACGCTTTGGCTGCTGAAAAGGCAATGAAACTTGATGGTAAAGACTGTAATCAGGTAATTAGGTACGTTGCTCAAAGACAATCTTCCGAGAGTGATTTTTATTACGATTTTGAGTTAGATGAACATGGACATTTCATTAGTTTGTTTTGGAGGGATGGAAGGATGAAAAGGGATTATGAATATTTTGGTGATTTATTGGTGTTTGATACGACATACCGGACAAATCAGTATGATATGATATGTGCACCATTTGTTGGAATGAATCATCATTGCAATAATGTTGTTTTTGGTTTGGGGTTCCTAGTTAATGAGCGTATTCCTTCTTTTATTTGGTTGTTTGAATCTTTTTTGCGATCAATGGGTGGTGGAATACCCCAAACTATAATGACAGATCAAGCTCCTGCCATTGCTGCTGCTATTAGGGATGTGTTTCCGGGTGCTAGTCACCGTTTGTGTACATGGCATCTTGGAGAGAATTAA